In the Limanda limanda chromosome 1, fLimLim1.1, whole genome shotgun sequence genome, one interval contains:
- the LOC132998628 gene encoding neuropeptide FF receptor 2-like, whose product MNQNLLLNTTWERVNPSNSSRLQEKAWTHQNITYVDFYLHKPSVAAIFTIAYLLIFAVCMLGNGVVCFIVLRSKNMRTVTNLFILNLAISDLLVGIFCMPTTLVDNIITGWPFGRVVCKLSGMVQGISVSASVFTLVAIAVDRFRCIVYPFKQKLSIATSKLIIVIIWVLAVSIMCPSGVMLQVTKEQRVRIVLGRNNDTRPFYWCRENWPNQEMRKIYTTVLFANIFLAPLSLIVIMYARIGFTLFKTAIPTMRVGGIVPGEGSGNDKRSMESRDTISRKKKRVIMMLLVVALLFVISWLPLWTLMMLSDYASLTEHQYRVINIYVYPLAHWLAFFNSSVNPIIYGFFNKNFRRGFQAAFKFQLCSAEIQHQRTYSHRIRGNVVLPLQPAVLSRSASRKGSVFVGNGKCSFKEEGRLSGRHDVNEQDLILEDLEKVSQI is encoded by the exons ATGAACCAGAATCTGCTTCTCAACACGACATGGGAGAGAGTGAACCCTTCCAATTCCTCAAGATTGCAGGAAAAAGCTTGGACCCACCAGAACATCACCTACGTGGATTTCTACCTCCACAAGCCCTCGGTGGCTGCCATCTTCACCATCGCCTACCTGCTGATCTTCGCGGTGTGCATGCTCGGCAACGGGGTGGTGTGTTTCATTGTGCTGCGCAGTAAAAACATGCGCACGGTCACCAACCTGTTCATCCTCAACCTTGCCATCAGCGACCTGCTGGTTGGCATCTTCTGCATGCCAACCACTCTGGTGGACAACATCATAACAG GATGGCCATTTGGTAGGGTCGTGTGCAAACTGAGTGGCATGGTTCAAGGCATATCTGTGTCAGCATCTGTATTCACTCTCGTGGCAATAGCTGTTGACAG GTTCCGCTGCATCGTCTACCCTTTCAAGCAGAAGCTGTCCATCGCCACCTCCAAGCTTATTATCGTCATCATATGGGTCCTTGCTGTGTCCATCATGTGTCCCTCAGGGGTCATGCTCCAGGTCACAAAGGAGCAGAGGGTGCGGATAGTCCTCGGCCGCAACAATGATACCCGCCCCTTCTACTGGTGCCGGGAAAATTGGCCCAATCAGGAGATGCGGAAAATCTACACCACTGTCCTCTTCGCCAACATCTTCCTCGCCCCTCTCAGCCTTATTGTCATCATGTACGCCCGCATCGGCTTCACCCTCTTTAAGACCGCAATTCCTACGATGAGGGTTGGCGGAATTGTGCCTGGCGAGGGGAGCGGCAACGACAAACGGAGCATGGAAAGTCGTGACACAATTTcgaggaagaaaaagagggtGATCATGATGCTGCTGGTTGTGGCTCTGCTCTTCGTAATTTCCTGGCTGCCCTTGTGGACGCTCATGATGCTAAGCGACTACGCCAGCCTTACAGAGCACCAGTACCGCGTCATCAATATCTACGTGTATCCCTTGGCTCACTGGTTGGCCTTCTTCAACAGCAGCGTCAACCCCATCATCTACGGGTTCTTCAACAAGAACTTCCGCAGGGGCTTTCAGGCGGCTTTCAAATTCCAGCTGTGCTCTGCTGAAATACAGCACCAGAGAACGTACTCCCATCGGATACGAGGGAACGTTGTGCTGCCCCTCCAGCCGGCCGTACTCAGCAGATCAGCCTCGAGAAAAGGGTCGGTGTTCGTAGGGAATGGGAAGTGCTCATTTAAGGAAGAGGGGCGTTTGTCTGGTAGACATGATGTTAATGAACAGGACCTGATCTTGGAAGATCTTGAAAAGGTGTCCCAGATTTAG